One genomic segment of Sminthopsis crassicaudata isolate SCR6 chromosome 2, ASM4859323v1, whole genome shotgun sequence includes these proteins:
- the ZNF710 gene encoding zinc finger protein 710 isoform X1, translating to MERFIDSGTQTEAVVVLSLAQAAVLGLVSENELFGATISPEAFYPMLGHELSDTAAVEPEPPDNDYQLECAGAAPGEPPEEEVLEVEAAFEKHPRRKKRPPVRLVPKVKFEKTDEDDEEEDVYEVSVPADGPPEAPGEPPEETACEGTVQSSSVKMIDLSTFGRKSRHSRHLQRAPRQELDGAAYAPHFPESAPEGYTEPNMVLTRAGSEAMRQECGFEPHMTSLSDAEAPAPESPEPVKNDQGFVWQDPGEFEADPAGSTTDHHKKAQLDRLDINVQIDDSYLVEAGDRQKRWQCRMCEKSYTSKYNLVTHILGHNGIKPHSCPHCSKLFKQPSHLQTHLLTHQGTRPHKCEVCHKAFTQTSHLKRHMLLHTDIKPYSCHFCGRGFAYPSELKAHEVKHENGRCHVCVECGLDFSTLTQLKRHLSTHQGPTLYQCLECNKSFHYRSQLQNHMLKHQNVRPFVCTECGMEFSQIHHLKQHSLTHKGVKEFKCEVCGREFTLQANMKRHMLIHTSVRPYQCHICFKTFVQKQTLKTHMIVHSPVKPFKCKVCGKSFNRMYNLLGHMHLHAGSKPFKCPYCSSKFNLKGNLSRHMKVKHGVMDIGLDSQDPMMELTGTEHAELDGPQEMEDYEENSYDYTGVENGTDDNALTEQAMKEMAYYNVL from the exons ATGGAGCGCTTCATTGACTCAGGGACGCAGACAGAAGCGGTGGTGGTGCTTTCCTTGGCGCAGGCGGCAGTGTTGGGCCTAGTCTCCGAGAATGAGCTCTTTGGTGCTACCATAAGCCCCGAGGCCTTCTACCCAATGCTGGGACATGAGCTCTCCGACACGGCTGCGGTGGAGCCGGAGCCCCCCGACAACGACTACCAGCTGGAGTGTGCCGGGGCGGCGCCGGGGGAGCCGCCGGAGGAGGAGGTGCTGGAAGTGGAGGCGGCCTTCGAGAAGCACCCCCGCAGGAAGAAGCGCCCCCCGGTGAGGTTGGTGCCCAAGGTGAAGTTTGAGAAGACGGACGAGGACGACGAGGAGGAAGACGTGTATGAGGTGTCCGTGCCGGCCGACGGCCCGCCCGAGGCTCCGGGAGAGCCCCCCGAGGAGACCGCTTGTGAGGGCACGGTACAGAGCAGCTCGGTCAAGATGATCGACCTCAGCACCTTTGGCCGCAAGTCCCGGCACTCCCGGCACCTGCAGCGGGCTCCCCGGCAGGAGCTGGACGGGGCGGCGTACGCCCCCCACTTTCCAGAGTCCGCTCCGGAAGGCTACACCGAACCTAATATGGTGCTGACCCGGGCCGGGTCCGAAGCCATGCGCCAGGAGTGCGGCTTTGAGCCTCACATGACCTCCCTGAGCGACGCCGAGGCGCCCGCCCCCGAGTCGCCGGAGCCCGTGAAGAACGACCAGGGCTTCGTGTGGCAGGACCCCGGGGAGTTTGAGGCCGACCCGGCCGGCTCGACCACGGATCACCACAAGAAGGCCCAGCTGGACCGGCTGGACATCAACGTCCAGATCGACGACTCCTACCTGGTGGAGGCCGGCGACCGGCAAAAGCGCTGGCAGTGCCGCATGTGTGAGAAGTCCTACACCTCCAAGTACAACCTGGTGACCCACATCCTGGGCCACAACGGCATCAAGCCGCACTCCTGCCCGCACTGCAGCAAGCTCTTCAAGCAGCCGAGCCACCTGCAGACCCACCTGCTGACCCACCAGGGCACGCGGCCCCACAAGTGCGAGGTGTGCCACAAGGCCTTCACGCAGACCAGCCACCTCAAGCGGCACATGCTGCTGCACACCGACATCAAGCCCTACAGCTGCCACTTCTGCGGCAGGGGCTTCGCCTACCCCAGCGAGCTGAAGGCCCACGAGGTCAAGCACGAGAACGGGCGCTGCCACGTCTGCGTCGAGTGCGGCCTGGACTTCTCCACCCTGACCCAGCTCAAGCGGCACCTCTCCACCCACCAGGGCCCCACCCTCTACCAGTGCCTCGAGTGCAACAAGTCCTTCCACTACCGCAGCCAGCTGCAGAACCACATGCTCAAGCACCAGAACGTGCGGCCCTTCGTCTGCACCGAGTGCGGCATGGAGTTCAGCCAGATCCATCACCTCAAGCAGCACTCGCTCACCCACAAG GGAGTAAAAGAATTCAAGTGTGAGGTGTGTGGCCGAGAATTCACCCTGCAGGCCAACATGAAGCGGCACATGCTCATCCACACCAGCGTCCGGCCCTACCAGTGCCACATCTGCTTTAAGACCTTCGTTCAGAAGCAGACTCTCAAGACCCACATGATTGTGCATTCCCCTGTGAAGCCCTTCAAGTGCAAG GTGTGTGGGAAATCCTTCAACCGTATGTATAACCTGCTAGGCCACATGCACCTACACGCCGGCAGCAAGCCCTTCAAGTGTCCCTACTGCTCCAGCAAGTTCAACTTGAAGGGTAACCTCAGTAGGCACATGAAGGTCAAACATGGAGTCATGGACATTGGCCTGGATAGCCAAG ATCCCATGATGGAGCTGACAGGGACAGAGCATGCGGAGCTAGATGGCCCACAGGAGATGGAAGACTACGAAGAGAATTCTTATGACTATACTGGGGTGGAGAACGGCACTGATGATAATGCACTGACTGAGCAGGCCATGAAGGAAATGGCCTACTACAATGTATTATAG
- the ZNF710 gene encoding zinc finger protein 710 isoform X2 → MERFIDSGTQTEAVVVLSLAQAAVLGLVSENELFGATISPEAFYPMLGHELSDTAAVEPEPPDNDYQLECAGAAPGEPPEEEVLEVEAAFEKHPRRKKRPPVRLVPKVKFEKTDEDDEEEDVYEVSVPADGPPEAPGEPPEETACEGTVQSSSVKMIDLSTFGRKSRHSRHLQRAPRQELDGAAYAPHFPESAPEGYTEPNMVLTRAGSEAMRQECGFEPHMTSLSDAEAPAPESPEPVKNDQGFVWQDPGEFEADPAGSTTDHHKKAQLDRLDINVQIDDSYLVEAGDRQKRWQCRMCEKSYTSKYNLVTHILGHNGIKPHSCPHCSKLFKQPSHLQTHLLTHQGTRPHKCEVCHKAFTQTSHLKRHMLLHTDIKPYSCHFCGRGFAYPSELKAHEVKHENGRCHVCVECGLDFSTLTQLKRHLSTHQGPTLYQCLECNKSFHYRSQLQNHMLKHQNVRPFVCTECGMEFSQIHHLKQHSLTHKGVKEFKCEVCGREFTLQANMKRHMLIHTSVRPYQCHICFKTFVQKQTLKTHMIVHSPVKPFKCKVCGKSFNRMYNLLGHMHLHAGSKPFKCPYCSSKFNLKGNLSRHMKVKHGVMDIGLDSQGTWRRLGSILGEDWGKRTEPRLTLF, encoded by the exons ATGGAGCGCTTCATTGACTCAGGGACGCAGACAGAAGCGGTGGTGGTGCTTTCCTTGGCGCAGGCGGCAGTGTTGGGCCTAGTCTCCGAGAATGAGCTCTTTGGTGCTACCATAAGCCCCGAGGCCTTCTACCCAATGCTGGGACATGAGCTCTCCGACACGGCTGCGGTGGAGCCGGAGCCCCCCGACAACGACTACCAGCTGGAGTGTGCCGGGGCGGCGCCGGGGGAGCCGCCGGAGGAGGAGGTGCTGGAAGTGGAGGCGGCCTTCGAGAAGCACCCCCGCAGGAAGAAGCGCCCCCCGGTGAGGTTGGTGCCCAAGGTGAAGTTTGAGAAGACGGACGAGGACGACGAGGAGGAAGACGTGTATGAGGTGTCCGTGCCGGCCGACGGCCCGCCCGAGGCTCCGGGAGAGCCCCCCGAGGAGACCGCTTGTGAGGGCACGGTACAGAGCAGCTCGGTCAAGATGATCGACCTCAGCACCTTTGGCCGCAAGTCCCGGCACTCCCGGCACCTGCAGCGGGCTCCCCGGCAGGAGCTGGACGGGGCGGCGTACGCCCCCCACTTTCCAGAGTCCGCTCCGGAAGGCTACACCGAACCTAATATGGTGCTGACCCGGGCCGGGTCCGAAGCCATGCGCCAGGAGTGCGGCTTTGAGCCTCACATGACCTCCCTGAGCGACGCCGAGGCGCCCGCCCCCGAGTCGCCGGAGCCCGTGAAGAACGACCAGGGCTTCGTGTGGCAGGACCCCGGGGAGTTTGAGGCCGACCCGGCCGGCTCGACCACGGATCACCACAAGAAGGCCCAGCTGGACCGGCTGGACATCAACGTCCAGATCGACGACTCCTACCTGGTGGAGGCCGGCGACCGGCAAAAGCGCTGGCAGTGCCGCATGTGTGAGAAGTCCTACACCTCCAAGTACAACCTGGTGACCCACATCCTGGGCCACAACGGCATCAAGCCGCACTCCTGCCCGCACTGCAGCAAGCTCTTCAAGCAGCCGAGCCACCTGCAGACCCACCTGCTGACCCACCAGGGCACGCGGCCCCACAAGTGCGAGGTGTGCCACAAGGCCTTCACGCAGACCAGCCACCTCAAGCGGCACATGCTGCTGCACACCGACATCAAGCCCTACAGCTGCCACTTCTGCGGCAGGGGCTTCGCCTACCCCAGCGAGCTGAAGGCCCACGAGGTCAAGCACGAGAACGGGCGCTGCCACGTCTGCGTCGAGTGCGGCCTGGACTTCTCCACCCTGACCCAGCTCAAGCGGCACCTCTCCACCCACCAGGGCCCCACCCTCTACCAGTGCCTCGAGTGCAACAAGTCCTTCCACTACCGCAGCCAGCTGCAGAACCACATGCTCAAGCACCAGAACGTGCGGCCCTTCGTCTGCACCGAGTGCGGCATGGAGTTCAGCCAGATCCATCACCTCAAGCAGCACTCGCTCACCCACAAG GGAGTAAAAGAATTCAAGTGTGAGGTGTGTGGCCGAGAATTCACCCTGCAGGCCAACATGAAGCGGCACATGCTCATCCACACCAGCGTCCGGCCCTACCAGTGCCACATCTGCTTTAAGACCTTCGTTCAGAAGCAGACTCTCAAGACCCACATGATTGTGCATTCCCCTGTGAAGCCCTTCAAGTGCAAG GTGTGTGGGAAATCCTTCAACCGTATGTATAACCTGCTAGGCCACATGCACCTACACGCCGGCAGCAAGCCCTTCAAGTGTCCCTACTGCTCCAGCAAGTTCAACTTGAAGGGTAACCTCAGTAGGCACATGAAGGTCAAACATGGAGTCATGGACATTGGCCTGGATAGCCAAGGTACGTGGAGAAGACTGGGCTCCATTCTGGGGGAAGACTGGGGCAAGAGAACAGAGCCAAGGTTGACACTTTTCTGA